A section of the Heterodontus francisci isolate sHetFra1 chromosome 7, sHetFra1.hap1, whole genome shotgun sequence genome encodes:
- the LOC137371821 gene encoding C-X-C chemokine receptor type 2-like produces the protein MNIFKMFELITHKANSSDNNDFPDNLEDFSPCPQINQLNINYLVIAIIYSIVSILAVAGNSVVVMVILSAKYVRSSTDIYILNLTLSDLLFAFTLPFWAVYIVDGWIFGNFMCKAISVLQEVNFYSGILLLVCISVDRYLAIVCAIQYISSKRYLVKYICAAVWTVGIALSLPILLFRSVFVTSDTNQTVCYNHSPKSSDNWRIGIRIVHHSIGFIIPLAIMLFCYGSTMKTLFRTRSHQKHKAMKVIIAVVLGFLICWLPYNVTVCTDTLLRASLISDGCNFRTQFDRVFFATQSLAFMHCCINPILYAFIGQKFRHHLVNLLYDRRLISQETATRYERTSAQGSGRESMYSSSTI, from the coding sequence ATGAATATATTTAAAATGTTCGAGTTAATAACACACAAGGCTAATTCCTCAGACAACAATGACTTTCCTGATAACTTGGAAGATTTTAGTCCATGTCCACAGATCAATCAATTGAATATTAACTATCTTGTCATTGCCATCATCTATTCAATTGTTTCCATCCTTGCTGTTGCGGGGAACTCTGTTGTTGTGATGGTTATACTCTCCGCAAAATATGTCAGATCTTCCACCGACATCTACATTCTAAATCTGACTCTGTCTGATCTCCTCTTTGCCTTCACTTTGCCCTTTTGGGCTGTGTACATTGTGGATGGTTGGATTTTTGGAAATTTCATGTGCAAAGCCATTTCAGTCTTACAAGAAGTCAACTTTTACAGTGGTATTTTGTTGTTAGTTTGCATTAGCGTAGATCGGTACTTGGCAATTGTTTGTGCTATCCAATATATTAGCAGCAAACGCTATCTGGTCAAATACATTTGTGCTGCAGTGTGGACAGTGGGAATTGCACTTTCTCTTCCAATTCTGCTCTTCAGATCAGTCTTTGTTACATCTGACACCAATCAGACAGTTTGCTACAATCACAGTCCTAAATCTAGTGATAATTGGAGAATAGGCATCAGAATTGTCCATCACTCCATTGGCTTCATCATTCCATTAGCCATCATGCTCTTCTGCTATGGTTCCACAATGAAGACCCTCTTTCGAACAAGAAGCCATCAAAAACATAAAGCCATGAAAGTCATCAtagctgttgtgttggggtttctgATCTGCTGGCTTCCATACAATGTCACTGTTTGTACTGACACATTGTTGAGAGCCAGCCTTATTAGCGATGGCTGTAACTTCAGAACCCAGTTTGATAGAGTTTTCTTTGCAACCCAAAGTCTGGCTTTCATGCATTGTTGCATCAACCCAATATTATATGCCTTCATTGGACAGAAATTCAGACACCATCTTGTGAACTTATTATACGACAGAAGACTCATTAGTCAAGAGACTGCAACAAGATATGAAAGGACATCAGCTCAAGGATCAGGCAGAGAATCTATGTACAGTTCCAGCACTATATAG